The sequence GCCCGCACGGCTCGCTGGTCGTCTCCGACGCGGGCAACCACGCCTCGCTCATCGACGGCTGCCGGCTCGCCCGGGGCGAGACCCAGGTCGTCGGGCACGCCGACCCGCAGGCGGTGCGCAAGGCCCTCGCCACCCACGAGGGGGCGGCGATCGTGGTCTCGGACACCGTGTTCTCGGTCGACGGGGACCGGGCGCCGCTCGCACAGCTGGCCGAGGCGTGCCGGGAGCGCGGCGCGGGGCTCGTGGTGGACGACGCCCACGGACTCGGCGTGCTGGGCGACGGCGGCCGGGGCGCGGCGCAGGCGACCGGACTGGCGGGCGCCCCGGACGTGGTGGCCACGGCCACGCTGTCCAAGTCGCTCGGCAGCCAGGGCGGGGTGGTGCTGGGTCCGGCGCGGGTGATCGACCACCTGGTCAACGCGGCCCGCACGTTCATCTTCGACACCGGGCTCGCGCCCGCGGCGGCCGGTGCGGCCCTCGCGGCCCTGCGGCTGCTCGGCCGGGAGCCCGAACGGGCGGCGCGGGCCCGCGAGGTGGCGGGGGAGCTGCACCTGCGGCTGACCGCCGCGGGTCTGGAGGCGGTGCGTCCGGACGCCGCGGTGGTCTCCGTACGGGCCCCGTCCCCGGAGCAGGCGGTGCGCTGGG is a genomic window of Streptomyces sp. WP-1 containing:
- a CDS encoding 8-amino-7-oxononanoate synthase; translation: MAFGWIEEQARARHRAGLVRRLSPRPAASPLLDLASNDYLGLARHPEVTEGAARAARTWGGGATGSRLVTGTTELHAELERELAAFCGFEAALVFSSGYAANLAAVTALGPHGSLVVSDAGNHASLIDGCRLARGETQVVGHADPQAVRKALATHEGAAIVVSDTVFSVDGDRAPLAQLAEACRERGAGLVVDDAHGLGVLGDGGRGAAQATGLAGAPDVVATATLSKSLGSQGGVVLGPARVIDHLVNAARTFIFDTGLAPAAAGAALAALRLLGREPERAARAREVAGELHLRLTAAGLEAVRPDAAVVSVRAPSPEQAVRWAADCRTAGLAVGCFRPPSVPDGISRLRLTARADLSGAEIAHAVRVIGETRP